A window of Cohnella herbarum contains these coding sequences:
- the phnX gene encoding phosphonoacetaldehyde hydrolase has translation MKIQGIIMDWAGTTVDYGCMAPVHVFLDIFRSRGIEPTMDEVRAPMGLLKWDHIKAMLEMPRIGKLFEERMGRPYRNSDVDELHDEFEPKLLEILHRFAEPIEHVVDVVNRLRRDGLKIGGTTGYNDAMMKIVASNAREKGYAPDYWVTPDSVFGKGRPNPYMIYSNMIHLDMGVPSQVIKVGDTASDIQEAINAGVWAVGVVKGSSMLGLTEEEVGTMEHSVLREHIDAAKQRFLECGAHYVVEKMSHLPDIVELVNEQLKEGDKPRGN, from the coding sequence ATGAAAATACAAGGGATTATTATGGATTGGGCAGGGACGACGGTCGACTATGGATGCATGGCGCCCGTTCATGTGTTCTTGGATATATTCAGGTCCAGAGGAATCGAACCGACGATGGATGAAGTTCGGGCACCTATGGGGCTGCTGAAATGGGACCATATCAAGGCGATGCTCGAGATGCCTCGTATCGGTAAATTATTCGAGGAACGGATGGGGCGTCCCTATCGGAACAGCGACGTGGACGAGTTGCATGACGAGTTCGAACCGAAGCTGCTTGAAATCTTGCATAGATTCGCGGAACCGATCGAGCACGTCGTGGACGTCGTGAATCGATTGCGGCGGGACGGCTTGAAGATCGGCGGAACGACGGGGTATAACGATGCGATGATGAAGATTGTCGCAAGCAATGCCCGGGAGAAAGGCTATGCGCCGGATTACTGGGTGACGCCGGATTCCGTATTTGGCAAGGGCCGTCCGAATCCTTACATGATCTATTCCAATATGATTCATCTGGATATGGGAGTCCCATCGCAGGTCATTAAGGTCGGAGATACGGCATCGGATATCCAAGAGGCGATTAACGCAGGAGTTTGGGCAGTCGGAGTCGTGAAAGGGAGCTCGATGTTAGGCTTGACGGAAGAGGAAGTAGGAACGATGGAGCACAGCGTGCTACGGGAACATATTGACGCGGCCAAACAGCGATTCTTGGAATGCGGAGCGCACTACGTGGTAGAAAAGATGTCTCATTTGCCCGATATCGTCGAATTGGTTAATGAGCAGTTGAAGGAAGGGGACAAGCCCCGTGGAAATTAA
- a CDS encoding aspartate aminotransferase family protein, whose product MEIKSFSRTEGDINLSTERKGWQEAHLSQQTLEVLEEDSRYFLHQSMSTPCMNVITNAEGIYIEDMDGRKFMDFHGNSVHQVGYKNRFVIDAVKKQLDDLPFLPRRYTSPIAVQLAEKLVELTPGNLNKVLLTPGGTSAIGLALKLARKATGKFKTISTWDSFHGASLDAISVGGEGVFRNQMGPLLPGTEHLMPFNSYRCIFGNGADSERKSLDYLEYVLQREEDVGAIIMEPIRSTDVQIPPKSYFQRLRQLCDQYGVLLILDEIPTAFGRTGTMFVHEHYDIVPDIVVIGKGFGGGVFPMAGIIAREDLDIAQDISLGHYTHEKSSVGCAAALATIEFIENNRLLAHATRMGAFLEQRLTEMMDRHEIIGDVRVKGMLAGIELVTSRLTKDRAIEATEKVMYRCMERGLSFKVSNGNVITLVPPLITTQSQLEQALFIIEDVIAEISSVKTT is encoded by the coding sequence GTGGAAATTAAATCTTTCTCCAGAACGGAAGGAGATATTAATTTATCGACGGAGCGAAAGGGATGGCAGGAAGCTCATCTCAGTCAGCAAACGTTGGAGGTACTGGAGGAAGACAGCCGATATTTCCTGCACCAATCGATGTCGACGCCTTGCATGAACGTCATCACGAATGCGGAAGGCATTTATATAGAGGATATGGACGGCCGCAAGTTTATGGACTTTCATGGCAATAGCGTGCATCAAGTCGGATATAAGAACCGATTCGTAATCGATGCGGTTAAGAAGCAATTGGACGACCTGCCCTTTCTCCCCCGTCGTTATACGAGTCCGATTGCCGTACAACTGGCCGAGAAGCTAGTCGAACTTACCCCGGGCAATCTGAACAAAGTACTATTAACGCCCGGAGGAACAAGCGCGATCGGACTTGCCCTGAAGCTTGCCCGGAAGGCAACGGGGAAGTTCAAGACCATATCCACTTGGGATTCGTTCCATGGAGCGAGCCTGGATGCGATATCCGTCGGAGGCGAAGGCGTTTTTCGTAACCAGATGGGGCCGTTGTTGCCGGGAACGGAACATTTGATGCCGTTTAATTCTTATCGCTGCATTTTCGGTAACGGCGCGGATTCCGAGCGGAAGAGTTTGGATTATCTGGAGTACGTGCTTCAAAGAGAAGAAGACGTAGGAGCGATCATCATGGAGCCGATCCGAAGCACGGACGTGCAGATTCCTCCTAAGTCCTACTTCCAAAGACTGCGTCAACTGTGCGATCAATATGGCGTTCTTCTCATCCTGGACGAAATTCCTACGGCTTTCGGAAGAACGGGCACGATGTTCGTCCATGAGCATTACGATATCGTGCCCGATATCGTCGTGATCGGCAAAGGATTCGGCGGCGGAGTGTTTCCTATGGCGGGGATTATCGCTCGCGAAGATCTGGATATCGCTCAAGACATTTCGCTCGGGCATTACACTCACGAGAAGAGCTCGGTAGGCTGCGCGGCTGCATTGGCAACCATCGAGTTCATCGAGAACAATCGGTTGCTAGCGCATGCGACGCGGATGGGCGCATTCCTGGAACAAAGGCTTACGGAAATGATGGACAGGCATGAAATCATCGGAGATGTACGCGTAAAAGGCATGCTGGCGGGAATCGAACTCGTAACGAGCAGATTAACGAAAGACAGAGCGATAGAGGCCACGGAGAAAGTCATGTACCGTTGCATGGAGAGAGGATTAAGTTTTAAGGTTTCGAATGGCAATGTCATTACGCTTGTGCCGCCGTTAATTACGACGCAGTCGCAATTAGAACAGGCACTATTCATCATTGAGGACGTAATCGCCGAGATCTCCAGTGTTAAAACAACATAA